The following are encoded together in the Periplaneta americana isolate PAMFEO1 chromosome 5, P.americana_PAMFEO1_priV1, whole genome shotgun sequence genome:
- the LOC138699903 gene encoding uncharacterized protein yields MAKFLLGFVVLVATACVVLAAGGYGGGGGGRGGGGGGGRGGGGGFGGGRGGGGGGLGGGHGGAGGGNGGLGGGQGGGGGGLGGGGLGGGHGGAGGGGAGGGGLGGGGLGGGGLGGGGGGGRGGGHGGKPGYGK; encoded by the coding sequence TTGGGTTTTGTTGTCCTGGTGGCAACTGCGTGTGTGGTACTCGCTGCAGGAGGCTACGGAGGAGGCGGAGGAggtagaggaggaggaggaggtggcGGCCGCGGAGGAGGTGGCGGCTTCGGAGGCGGCCGAGGAGGTGGTGGCGGAGGTTTGGGAGGTGGTCATGGAGGAGCAGGAGGAGGAAATGGCGGCTTAGGAGGCGGCCAAGGAGGAGGTGGCGGCGGATTAGGTGGCGGAGGATTGGGAGGTGGCCATGGAGGAGCAGGAGGAGGAGGTGCGGGTGGTGGAGGTCTTGGAGGCGGCGGTCTGGGTGGTGGCGGCCTGggaggtggaggtggtggtggccGCGGTGGAGGACATGGAGGAAAGCCAGGCTACGGAAAATAA